A portion of the Vicia villosa cultivar HV-30 ecotype Madison, WI unplaced genomic scaffold, Vvil1.0 ctg.003790F_1_1, whole genome shotgun sequence genome contains these proteins:
- the LOC131641503 gene encoding probable UDP-glucosyl transferase 73B6: MGSESKPLKIYMLPFFAQGHLIPLVNLARLVASKNQQVTIITTPSNAQLFNKTIQQDISSGYDITIRLINFPSTQLGLPPGVENLFAASDNQTAGKIAMAAHLLKPDIESFMKQNPPDVFIPDIMFTWSEQTSKDLRIPRLVFNPISIFDVCLIEAIKSHPEAFASDSGPYHIPGLPHPLTLPVKPSPGFARVTESLVEAEKGSHGVIVNSFAELDEGYTEYYENLTGRRVWHVGPTSLMVENPKEKNPISSNTNSNDKHETLAWLDTKEIGSVVYISFGSLCRLSNEQLKEIGFGIESSKHSFLWVVHGKEGEEDDNWLPKGFVERTKDGNRGLLIKDWVPQALILDHPSIGGFLTHCGWNSTVEAISSGVPMITMPGFGDQYYNEKLVTEVHCIGVEVGATEWSMSPYDAKKTVVSRERIEKGVKSLMDGDGDGGEIRKRAREMKVKAWKAVQEGGSSQNCLTKLVDYLESVVRFKSVEQN; the protein is encoded by the coding sequence atgggGTCAGAATCAAAGCCATTGAAAATCTACATGCTCCCATTCTTCGCACAAGGACACTTAATCCCTCTCGTCAACCTAGCTCGTTTAGTAGCTTCAAAAAACCAACAAGTTACCATCATCACAACTCCCTCCAACGCTCAGCTCTTCAACAAAACAATCCAACAAGACATATCCTCCGGCTACGATATAACCATCCGCCTCATCAACTTCCCCTCCACCCAGCTCGGCCTCCCACCCGGCGTCGAAAATCTCTTCGCCGCCTCCGATAACCAAACCGCCGGCAAAATCGCCATGGCTGCTCACCTCCTTAAACCCGATATCGAAAGCTTCATGAAGCAAAATCCCCCTGATGTCTTCATCCCTGATATCATGTTCACGTGGAGTGAACAAACATCGAAAGACCTTCGAATCCCGAGACTTGTTTTTAACCCGATTTCGATATTCGATGTTTGTCTCATCGAAGCTATAAAATCTCATCCTGAAGCTTTTGCTTCTGATTCAGGACCTTATCATATCCCCGGCCTTCCTCATCCACTTACACTTCCTGTTAAACCATCACCAGGCTTCGCTAGGGTCACTGAGTCACTGGTCGAAGCAGAAAAAGGCTCGCATGGCGTTATAGTAAATAGTTTTGCCGAACTCGACGAAGGTTACACCGAATATTATGAGAATCTCACCGGACGTAGGGTTTGGCACGTAGGACCTACTTCTCTCATGGTGGAAAACCCCAAAGAGAAGAACCCAATTAGTAGTAATACTAATTCTAATGATAAACACGAGACTCTCGCATGGCTCGACACAAAGGAGATAGGTTCGGTTGTATACATTAGCTTCGGGAGTTTATGTCGATTATCGAATGAGCAACTTAAGGAGATAGGTTTCGGAATCGAATCTTCGAAGCATAGTTTTCTTTGGGTGGTGCATGGAAAAGAAGGAGAAGAGGATGATAATTGGTTACCAAAAGGTTTTGTAGAGAGAACAAAGGATGGAAATAGAGGACTATTGATCAAGGATTGGGTTCCGCAGGCGTTGATATTGGATCATCCATCAATAGGTGGATTCTTGACGCATTGCGGTTGGAATTCGACGGTGGAAGCGATAAGTTCCGGGGTACCGATGATCACGATGCCGGGGTTCGGAGATCAGTATTATAACGAGAAGTTGGTGACGGAGGTGCATTGTATTGGTGTGGAGGTTGGTGCAACGGAGTGGAGTATGTCACCTTATGATGCTAAGAAGACGGTGGTGAGTAGGGAAAGGATTGAGAAGGGTGTGAAGAGTTTGATGGATGGTGATGGTGATGGTGGAGAGATAAGAAAAAGGGCTAGAGAAATGAAGGTG